The Vibrio splendidus genome has a window encoding:
- a CDS encoding organic hydroperoxide resistance protein, whose protein sequence is MTTLYTTSATATAGRNGQVSTDDNLLSVALSYPKEMGGTGEATNPEQLFAAGYSACFSNALLHVAKEMKIKIASAPTTATVGIGPNENGGFALTVALSIELDLEQEQAVTLVKTAHQVCPYSNAVRGNIDVKLSVNGQAL, encoded by the coding sequence ATGACAACACTCTACACAACTTCTGCAACAGCAACGGCAGGTCGTAACGGCCAAGTTTCTACTGATGACAACCTGCTTTCAGTGGCATTGAGCTACCCTAAAGAAATGGGCGGAACAGGTGAAGCGACAAACCCTGAGCAACTGTTTGCTGCGGGCTACTCTGCGTGTTTCTCAAATGCTCTACTTCACGTTGCGAAAGAGATGAAAATCAAAATCGCATCGGCGCCAACCACTGCAACAGTCGGTATCGGACCAAATGAAAACGGTGGCTTTGCTTTAACTGTTGCTCTATCGATTGAACTGGATCTAGAGCAAGAACAAGCTGTGACGCTTGTGAAAACGGCGCACCAAGTTTGCCCTTACTCAAACGCGGTTCGTGGCAACATTGATGTGAAATTGTCGGTTAACGGACAAGCGCTTTAG
- a CDS encoding aldehyde dehydrogenase family protein: MNKSIQSFDPSNGELLGEVNQTSAEEVTQTIHKAKAAQKAWRKLSMNERVLTIIKAYQQLDKYEESLSQLLAREMGKDIRRATGEATGAIYMGQHYAEDAQRALNTRKLSGSTELQYRPLGVVGVISPWNYPVMMANNLIVPALVAGNSVILKPSEETPLIAEAFFGELQKYLPENVLTVMQGDGETGKALVEGDIQMIAFTGSKATGQDIMRRAASKVKRLVMELGGKDPMIVMRDANLEQAARFAVAGSFENSGQMCTSIERIYVDDRIAEKFEQRVTEIANMYQIGPWDMPNVNVGPIINATQHGKIVDQLKDAKQKGATFLLGGSEQPERYIRPTVITGMTAEMKLETEETFGPVVSISRYSDIEDAIERANASEYGLGAVVFGNQGVNDVADELDAGMVGINQGQGGSGDAPWVGAKQSGLGYHGSVDGHRQFAQVKVVSR, translated from the coding sequence ATGAACAAGTCTATTCAATCCTTTGACCCAAGTAATGGTGAACTCCTTGGCGAGGTAAACCAAACTTCGGCTGAAGAAGTAACTCAAACCATCCACAAAGCAAAAGCAGCACAAAAAGCATGGCGCAAACTTTCGATGAACGAGCGAGTGCTGACCATTATCAAAGCCTATCAACAACTTGATAAGTACGAAGAGTCCCTCTCACAGTTACTTGCTCGTGAAATGGGTAAAGACATTCGTCGCGCGACCGGAGAAGCAACCGGTGCGATCTACATGGGTCAGCACTATGCAGAAGATGCTCAACGTGCACTCAACACTCGAAAATTATCCGGCTCAACAGAACTTCAATACCGTCCACTAGGTGTTGTCGGAGTTATATCTCCTTGGAACTACCCGGTGATGATGGCAAACAACCTCATTGTGCCAGCACTGGTCGCCGGCAATAGCGTGATTCTAAAACCTTCAGAAGAGACCCCTCTCATCGCTGAAGCATTCTTTGGTGAACTGCAAAAGTACTTACCAGAGAATGTCTTGACAGTGATGCAAGGTGATGGTGAAACAGGCAAAGCATTAGTCGAAGGCGACATCCAAATGATCGCGTTCACTGGCTCAAAAGCAACAGGCCAAGACATCATGCGACGTGCAGCGAGCAAGGTAAAACGCTTGGTCATGGAGCTAGGTGGCAAAGACCCAATGATTGTGATGCGTGATGCCAACCTAGAACAGGCCGCTCGCTTTGCCGTCGCAGGCAGCTTTGAGAACTCAGGGCAAATGTGTACTTCGATTGAACGTATCTATGTTGATGATCGTATCGCTGAAAAATTTGAACAACGTGTCACCGAGATCGCCAACATGTACCAGATTGGCCCGTGGGATATGCCGAACGTCAATGTCGGACCAATCATCAACGCGACACAACATGGCAAGATTGTCGACCAGCTAAAAGACGCAAAACAGAAAGGAGCCACTTTTCTTTTAGGCGGTTCTGAGCAACCCGAGCGTTATATCCGCCCTACAGTAATCACCGGAATGACAGCAGAAATGAAACTGGAAACAGAAGAGACTTTCGGTCCAGTTGTCTCGATCAGTCGCTATTCCGACATTGAAGATGCGATTGAGCGAGCCAACGCCAGTGAGTACGGCCTAGGTGCTGTGGTCTTTGGAAACCAAGGCGTCAATGACGTTGCTGACGAACTTGATGCTGGCATGGTTGGCATTAATCAAGGACAAGGCGGCAGTGGTGATGCTCCATGGGTTGGTGCGAAACAGAGTGGCCTTGGTTACCACGGCTCGGTTGACGGGCACCGTCAGTTTGCACAAGTAAAAGTGGTTTCAAGATAG
- a CDS encoding GntR family transcriptional regulator translates to MSAYQPLLTLIQERIEQKDKSPLYLKIADSVKLATEQQMLKGGDFIPTEREFSDKLGVSRITVRKALDILDKEGVIVRSRGLGTMISETVEYSSKEATGFSQQVVLKGKKPDTLWIKKDVIACSSEIAKMLKIAENDQVFLLKRVRYIDEQAVSIEESYVPAHLIHDPDEIQLSLYDYFRSQDISPTKTQSRVSAKMPTEEFLEKLNIDETVPVLLIEQTAYDKKGVPIEYSINRCRGDMYVFVSED, encoded by the coding sequence ATGAGCGCTTATCAACCACTGCTTACCCTGATTCAAGAACGAATCGAACAGAAAGATAAATCACCCTTATATCTGAAGATTGCCGATTCAGTGAAGCTGGCGACTGAGCAACAGATGCTCAAAGGTGGAGACTTCATTCCTACCGAGCGTGAGTTCAGTGACAAGCTTGGTGTGTCTCGTATCACCGTTCGTAAAGCGTTGGATATATTAGATAAAGAAGGCGTGATTGTTCGCTCTCGTGGTTTGGGTACCATGATCAGTGAGACCGTTGAGTACTCCAGTAAAGAAGCGACAGGCTTCTCTCAACAAGTCGTTCTGAAAGGCAAAAAACCCGACACGTTATGGATTAAGAAAGACGTGATTGCGTGCTCTTCTGAAATAGCCAAGATGCTTAAAATAGCCGAGAACGATCAAGTCTTTCTATTGAAGCGCGTTCGTTACATCGACGAGCAAGCGGTATCTATTGAAGAGTCTTACGTTCCTGCGCATCTTATCCACGACCCTGACGAGATCCAGCTGTCGCTTTACGACTACTTCCGCAGCCAAGATATCTCACCGACAAAAACTCAAAGCCGAGTGTCCGCTAAGATGCCAACGGAAGAGTTTCTAGAGAAACTCAACATCGATGAAACGGTGCCAGTGCTGCTTATCGAGCAAACCGCTTACGATAAAAAAGGTGTGCCGATTGAATACAGTATCAACCGCTGCCGTGGTGATATGTATGTGTTCGTGAGCGAAGACTAG
- a CDS encoding ADP-ribosylglycohydrolase family protein: protein MNISKQDRILGTFYGQALGDSMGMPSELWPRSRVKAHFGWIDSFLPGPAENNAACYFDACQFTDDTSMALALADAIIECDGEISPEIIARNVLSWAEGFDAFNKNIFGPSSKAAMRAIKEGTSIDELENNGVTNGAAMRVSPMGCLVPTTSLDTFIDQVALASSPTHKSDVAIAGAVAIAWSVSKAIEGHSWSEIKDQLPAIANAAQTKNITTFSASMGARIELALMVASENSGIEERMEKVYNLVGAGVSTIESVPAAIAMVELAQTDPNRCAILCANLGGDTDTIGAMATAICGALNGIQAIDVDLKKQLDDENQLDFAGYAATFLRLREIKEQVYAS, encoded by the coding sequence ATGAACATTTCAAAACAAGACAGAATTTTAGGCACTTTTTATGGTCAAGCACTGGGTGATTCAATGGGAATGCCATCAGAGCTTTGGCCAAGAAGCCGAGTAAAAGCACACTTTGGTTGGATTGACTCTTTCCTACCGGGGCCTGCTGAAAACAACGCCGCTTGTTATTTCGATGCTTGCCAATTCACGGATGACACCTCAATGGCGCTGGCTCTTGCTGACGCTATCATCGAATGCGACGGTGAGATCTCACCAGAGATCATTGCTCGCAACGTATTAAGCTGGGCTGAAGGCTTCGACGCATTCAACAAAAACATTTTCGGCCCTAGCTCAAAAGCTGCTATGCGTGCAATTAAAGAAGGCACTTCAATTGATGAGCTTGAAAACAACGGTGTGACTAACGGTGCTGCGATGCGTGTATCGCCAATGGGCTGCCTAGTTCCTACCACCAGCTTAGACACCTTCATCGATCAAGTCGCACTGGCTTCAAGCCCAACACACAAATCAGATGTCGCAATAGCGGGTGCAGTTGCGATTGCTTGGTCGGTATCAAAAGCGATTGAAGGACATAGCTGGAGCGAAATTAAAGATCAATTACCGGCGATTGCCAACGCAGCACAAACTAAAAACATCACCACATTCAGTGCCTCAATGGGCGCTCGTATTGAACTTGCTTTGATGGTTGCTTCAGAAAACAGCGGCATTGAAGAACGCATGGAAAAAGTCTACAACTTGGTCGGTGCTGGCGTGAGCACAATCGAATCGGTACCAGCAGCCATAGCGATGGTTGAACTGGCGCAAACCGATCCAAACCGTTGTGCGATCCTGTGTGCTAACTTAGGTGGTGATACCGACACGATCGGTGCGATGGCGACCGCTATTTGTGGTGCATTGAATGGTATCCAAGCTATCGATGTCGATTTGAAGAAACAGCTTGATGACGAAAACCAACTCGACTTTGCAGGTTATGCCGCAACCTTCCTGCGTTTAAGAGAGATTAAGGAGCAAGTGTATGCCTCATAG
- a CDS encoding ArsR/SmtB family transcription factor produces the protein MSDVNEILKSINNPVRRDILHWLKSPQEHFNLEKQLVDTDVEGVCVSIIQEKSGLSQSTVSSYLSNLQRAKLVTSKRIGSWTYYKRNDEYIEKFLKALSDSL, from the coding sequence ATGTCAGACGTGAACGAAATTTTAAAATCCATCAACAACCCTGTACGCAGAGATATTCTTCATTGGCTTAAGTCGCCTCAAGAGCACTTTAACTTAGAGAAACAACTCGTTGATACCGATGTTGAGGGGGTATGCGTTAGCATTATTCAGGAGAAGAGTGGCTTATCTCAATCTACCGTTTCTTCTTACCTCTCGAACCTGCAGCGTGCGAAGTTAGTGACATCAAAACGCATTGGCTCGTGGACTTACTACAAGCGTAATGACGAATACATCGAGAAATTCCTGAAAGCGCTGTCTGATTCCCTGTAG
- a CDS encoding MarR family winged helix-turn-helix transcriptional regulator, which produces MSDQDDYLKLDNQVCFALYSASNAMSRAYQPLLKALDLTYLQYIVMMVLWEEKEINVKALGAKTHLDSGTLTPLLKRLEVKGYVLRTRSIEDERVRVITLTLAGVELKEQAQTVPVEMLCLSKMNEDELKSLKAQCEQLLGNLTK; this is translated from the coding sequence ATGAGCGACCAAGATGACTATCTAAAGCTGGATAATCAGGTGTGTTTCGCGCTGTATAGTGCATCGAATGCAATGAGTAGAGCGTATCAACCTTTGCTGAAAGCACTTGATCTTACTTACTTGCAATACATTGTGATGATGGTGCTTTGGGAAGAAAAAGAGATAAATGTCAAAGCGCTAGGCGCAAAAACGCATTTAGATTCAGGCACCTTGACGCCACTACTCAAGCGCTTGGAAGTGAAAGGTTATGTGCTTAGAACTCGCAGTATTGAAGATGAGCGAGTTCGGGTTATTACGTTGACACTTGCAGGGGTAGAGCTAAAAGAGCAAGCGCAGACCGTTCCGGTTGAAATGCTGTGTCTTTCTAAGATGAATGAAGACGAACTTAAATCGCTAAAAGCCCAGTGTGAGCAGTTGCTTGGTAACTTAACCAAGTGA
- a CDS encoding nucleoside permease: MKSTNFKLSSMMFIEWFIWGAWFVPLWQILNTNGFTPTEIAWSYACTAIAAIISPILVGSITDRFFAAQKVLSVMLIAGAGLMYLAAQQTEFATFFPILLLYSLTYMPTIALTNSIAFSNVEDVERDFPRIRVMGTIGWIASGIAIGFLPGWLGYGDISSSNIPLILTALASLALGIFALTLPDTPPKSTGKLSLKVMLGLDALVLLKDKNFLAFFVCSFMFSMPLAFYYIFANGYLTEVGMSNATGWMTLGQFSEIFFMLALPFFTKRFGIKKVLLLGLFTAAVRYGFFVYGSADTWYLYSLLFAGILLHGVSYDFYFVTAYIYVDKKAPAHMRTAAQGLITLGCQGIGSLLGYRLGGVLMEKMFAYDEPQNGLTFDWSGMWGFGAIMIAIILVIFMYFFREPNGEIKEIKIDNKSDGNPSEQAQVEKAQA; encoded by the coding sequence ATGAAATCGACTAACTTCAAACTGTCTTCAATGATGTTCATTGAATGGTTTATCTGGGGAGCATGGTTTGTTCCCTTATGGCAAATACTCAATACCAATGGCTTTACCCCGACTGAGATCGCATGGTCTTATGCATGTACTGCAATCGCAGCGATCATTTCACCGATCCTAGTTGGATCAATCACCGACCGTTTCTTCGCAGCGCAGAAAGTACTTTCAGTGATGTTGATAGCGGGTGCAGGTTTGATGTACTTAGCGGCTCAACAAACCGAGTTTGCCACCTTCTTCCCAATCCTTTTGCTTTACTCGTTAACTTACATGCCGACGATTGCACTGACCAACAGCATTGCTTTCTCTAACGTAGAAGACGTAGAACGTGACTTCCCGCGTATCCGTGTAATGGGCACCATCGGCTGGATCGCTTCTGGTATTGCGATTGGTTTCTTACCAGGTTGGTTGGGTTACGGCGATATTTCATCAAGCAATATCCCTCTGATCCTGACTGCTTTAGCTTCTTTAGCTCTGGGGATCTTCGCGTTAACACTGCCAGACACACCGCCAAAAAGTACCGGTAAACTTAGCCTAAAAGTGATGCTTGGCCTTGATGCTCTCGTGTTGCTGAAAGACAAAAACTTCCTCGCATTCTTCGTTTGTTCTTTCATGTTCAGCATGCCATTGGCGTTCTACTACATCTTCGCAAACGGCTACTTAACCGAAGTCGGCATGAGCAACGCAACTGGTTGGATGACGCTGGGTCAGTTCTCTGAAATCTTCTTCATGTTGGCATTACCTTTCTTCACCAAACGATTTGGTATTAAGAAGGTACTACTACTTGGTCTCTTTACAGCAGCAGTTCGTTACGGTTTCTTCGTCTACGGAAGCGCAGACACTTGGTACCTATACTCACTGCTGTTCGCAGGCATCCTATTGCACGGCGTGAGCTACGACTTCTACTTCGTAACGGCTTACATCTATGTCGACAAAAAAGCACCCGCTCACATGCGTACCGCAGCGCAAGGCCTTATCACATTGGGTTGCCAAGGTATCGGCAGCTTGCTGGGTTACCGCTTAGGTGGCGTATTAATGGAGAAAATGTTTGCTTACGACGAACCGCAGAATGGACTCACGTTTGATTGGTCCGGCATGTGGGGCTTCGGTGCCATCATGATCGCCATCATCCTCGTGATCTTCATGTACTTCTTCCGTGAACCAAACGGCGAAATCAAAGAGATTAAAATCGACAACAAATCAGATGGAAACCCATCAGAGCAGGCTCAAGTAGAAAAAGCTCAAGCGTAA
- a CDS encoding 2OG-Fe(II) oxygenase family protein — MNNNENFYVVRRESGTQRSDLPVWAPKSANPFALDKNVNAVSRVEVDNVPGAFQLRDVLLPEEVQRILDEANKLGFTEDAAVSLPREVRHNQNLNLIADTETLDVIWKRCQDQFIDKYNHFAGVKPLGINGRFRFYRYDEGDFFKMHTDGSWPGSQVVNEQLVDDAFGDRWSMYTFLILLSDDFVGGETQFMVNRNDPSKPARRQGDHQESANIESVRTPSGSVLCFPHGTHPAHCIHGSAPILSGTKYIIRTDVLFDL, encoded by the coding sequence ATGAATAACAATGAGAATTTTTATGTCGTTCGACGCGAGTCAGGTACCCAGCGCAGTGACCTTCCTGTTTGGGCACCAAAATCTGCAAACCCATTTGCACTTGATAAGAACGTTAACGCGGTATCACGCGTTGAAGTAGACAACGTTCCCGGTGCTTTCCAGTTGCGAGATGTGCTGCTTCCCGAAGAAGTTCAGCGCATACTGGATGAAGCCAACAAGCTTGGATTTACGGAAGATGCTGCCGTGTCTCTACCAAGAGAAGTTCGCCACAATCAGAATCTCAACTTGATCGCCGATACTGAAACTCTCGACGTTATTTGGAAGCGTTGCCAAGATCAATTCATCGATAAGTACAATCACTTTGCTGGTGTAAAACCTCTAGGCATTAACGGTCGTTTCCGCTTTTATCGTTACGACGAAGGGGATTTCTTTAAGATGCACACCGATGGATCATGGCCTGGCAGTCAGGTGGTGAATGAACAGTTAGTCGATGACGCATTTGGTGACCGCTGGAGCATGTACACATTCTTGATTCTATTGAGTGATGACTTCGTTGGCGGCGAAACTCAATTTATGGTTAACCGTAATGACCCGAGTAAGCCTGCTCGTCGTCAAGGGGATCATCAGGAGAGCGCGAATATAGAATCGGTTAGAACACCAAGCGGCAGCGTGCTTTGTTTTCCTCATGGTACGCACCCCGCCCATTGTATTCATGGCTCTGCGCCGATACTTTCTGGGACGAAATACATTATTCGCACAGACGTACTATTCGATCTCTAA
- a CDS encoding PfkB family carbohydrate kinase, whose translation MPHSSLITLIPTLKNQRQLCLIGAAVVDIVTETPALPKRGTDVELTEKGIHVGGCALNIAIALKKLGVESINALPIGQGKWADIITTAMAEKGLTSHLQDPSGDNGWCLALVEPDGERTFLSVSGVENNWNQQALDQLDLQDNAIIYLSGYQLSSGCGEELVSWLETLPNSIELFIDFGPRIGDIPKPLFGRLIKLKPTVSLNRQEAEVLGMRDINTFVEQWHNTYHCPLILRIDSDGALFATHDGYGNVAPFKATVVDTIGAGDTHAGGVLAGLASGWELPDAILLGNAVASYVVSHVGGDCAPSVDEITRYLNQY comes from the coding sequence ATGCCTCATAGTTCTTTGATTACACTGATTCCAACCCTCAAGAATCAACGACAGTTGTGCCTGATTGGTGCGGCTGTGGTCGATATCGTGACAGAAACACCGGCCCTACCGAAGCGTGGCACCGATGTAGAGCTGACCGAGAAAGGCATTCATGTCGGAGGTTGCGCTCTAAATATCGCGATTGCTCTGAAAAAGCTGGGCGTTGAATCAATCAATGCCTTACCAATTGGTCAAGGTAAATGGGCTGACATCATCACCACAGCAATGGCTGAAAAAGGCCTAACAAGTCACCTACAAGATCCAAGTGGCGACAATGGCTGGTGCTTAGCGCTCGTTGAGCCAGACGGTGAACGTACCTTCTTGTCTGTGAGCGGTGTCGAGAACAACTGGAACCAACAAGCGCTTGATCAGTTAGATCTGCAAGACAATGCGATTATCTACCTTTCTGGTTATCAGTTGTCTTCGGGTTGTGGTGAAGAGCTCGTTAGCTGGCTAGAAACGTTGCCCAACAGCATTGAGCTGTTCATCGATTTTGGCCCTCGTATTGGTGATATACCAAAGCCACTGTTTGGTCGTCTAATCAAACTGAAACCAACGGTATCTTTGAATCGCCAAGAAGCTGAAGTTCTGGGTATGCGAGATATCAACACCTTCGTTGAGCAATGGCATAACACTTATCACTGCCCGCTGATTTTGCGCATCGACAGTGATGGTGCTTTGTTCGCCACTCATGACGGCTACGGAAACGTTGCGCCATTTAAAGCTACAGTGGTTGATACTATTGGCGCAGGTGACACCCATGCAGGAGGCGTTTTAGCAGGCTTGGCTTCTGGCTGGGAACTGCCCGATGCAATCTTGTTAGGCAATGCCGTGGCATCTTACGTGGTGAGCCATGTAGGTGGCGACTGTGCCCCAAGCGTGGACGAGATTACTCGCTACCTTAACCAATACTAA